Proteins from a genomic interval of Phoenix dactylifera cultivar Barhee BC4 unplaced genomic scaffold, palm_55x_up_171113_PBpolish2nd_filt_p 000265F, whole genome shotgun sequence:
- the LOC103698553 gene encoding protein ENDOSPERM DEFECTIVE 1 has protein sequence MTLMEPISKPSQELPSVPPPPIQEDRLPSVPKPAATEKRALRRTREVRSRYLSPMPINSRSSTPIPSSASLFFSSGDPLFPHLKKHHRQEKLPPDLEVPPSNTSDAGDLETEPSSCFADENWPVAVAKQILATPLPLVIQSKAVGTERKRVARLFGENGVNEQQPQSRKPRPVTPMINAGDRVSLSNNCTPKPSSLKRIVSQGSKLPGLVTPARVSPFPLEEDSSGRSVKTSSENSSTDPSEAELRCASGQHEFCKNPPLLGQKNSVIRAGSDHLLNKSVRQLPESGGSGRRDTIGDSCRRMSSSFCHRSLNSALSNCEQPSFNPTRSVRRPLVASLKSQVSTARSVALGLPPQPPCTKLWMDLKKGKKASNRQEDIHALRLLNNCYLQWRFINAKAQAAVHARTIAAEKSLYSHEIKLSELRDSVAVKRIELEQVKGARKLQAIVEDQMPYLDQWTAVEGDHSSSFSGAVKALQGASLRLPVIGDVKVDISELDEVLKSALDMLEESSSCVGRFLLQVEEVDNVISDLASIVSSERALFEECRDLIFMAYELQVKECSLRSQLIQQKQNCVK, from the exons ATGACCCTCATGGAGCCCATCTCCAAACCCTCTCAAGAACTTCCCTCCGTCCCCCCTCCTCCCATCCAAGAAGACCGCCTCCCCTCAGTGCCCAAACCGGCGGCGACGGAGAAGCGAGCCCTGCGGCGGACGAGGGAGGTCCGCTCCAGATATTTATCACCAATGCCGATTAATTCACGATCGTCCACTCCCATCCCTTCCtctgcttccctctttttctcttctggAGACCCCCTTTTCCCTCACCTCAAGAAACATCATCGGCAAGAGAAGCTTCCACCGGACTTGGAAGTCCCTCCGTCGAACACTTCCGATGCCGGTGATCTTGAAACGGAACCCTCTTCATGCTTCGCCGACGAGAACTGGCCGGTGGCGGTGGCGAAACAAATCTTGGCGACTCCTCTGCCATTGGTGATCCAGAGCAAGGCTGTCGGAACGGAGAGGAAACGGGTTGCAAGGCTGTTCGGTGAAAATGGCGTCAACGAGCAGCAGCCACAGTCCAGAAAGCCGAGGCCTGTCACTCCAATGATAAATGCAGGTGATCGGGTGAGTTTGAGTAATAATTGTACTCCAAAGCCGTCATCTTTGAAGAGAATTGTATCTCAGGGGAGCAAATTGCCCGGTCTTGTCACCCCGGCTCGAGTGAGTCCTTTCCCTTTGGAGGAAGATAGCAGCGGTAGGTCGGTCAAAACATCGTCGGAGAATTCTTCCACTGATCCCTCTGAAGCCGAATTGCGTTGTGCGAGCGGCCAGCATGAGTTCTGCAAGAACCCTCCACTTCTGGGTCAGAAGAATTCAGTAATACGGGCCGGGTCGGATCACCTGCTGAACAAGTCGGTGAGGCAGTTGCCAGAGAGTGGGGGCTCGGGCAGGCGCGACACCATCGGGGATTCTTGTCGAAGGATGTCATCCTCTTTCTGCCACCGCTCGCTGAATTCGGCTCTGTCAAATTGTGAACAGCCTTCCTTCAATCCAACCAGGTCTGTCCGTAGACCTCTTGTTGCTTCTTTGAAATCTCAAGTTAGCACGGCAAGATCAGTCGCACTTGGTCTGCCTCCCCAACCGCCATGCACAAAGCTGTGGATGGActtgaagaagggaaaaaaggcATCGAACCGTCAAGAAGACATTCATGCCCTGCGCCTACTCAATAACTGTTATCTTCAGTGGAGATTCATCAATGCAAAAGCCCAGGCAGCAGTTCATGCTCGGACCATTGCAGCAGAG AAATCACTTTATAGCCATGAAATTAAGTTATCAGAACTGCGAGATTCTGTTGCGGTGAAGAGGATTGAACTTGAACAGGTTAAAGGAGCAAGGAAGTTGCAAGCCATTGTTGAAGATCAA ATGCCATATTTGGATCAATGGACTGCTGTTGAAGGAGATCATTCAAGTTCTTTTTCAGGTGCAGTAAAGGCTTTGCAGGGTGCTTCACTTCGACTTCCAGTCATTGGGGATGTGAAG GTAGATATCAGTGAGCTTGATGAAGTTCTGAAATCTGCACTGGATATGCTAGAGGAATCTTCTTCTTGCGTCGGAAGGTTTCTACTACAG GTGGAAGAGGTGGACAATGTAATCTCAGACCTTGCAAGCATAGTGAGCAGTGAAAGAGCATTATTTGAGGAGTGCAGAGATCTTATATTCATGGCATATGAGTTGCAG GTGAAGGAGTGCAGCTTAAGAAGCCAACTAATTCAACAAAAGCAGAACTGTGTAAAGTGA